From one Sediminitomix flava genomic stretch:
- a CDS encoding Imm26 family immunity protein → MSTAKNLKNGAVFEVELDGGIGFGYVKMLFSDQLGHEIEFDHFIIKIYNIYSDTSLKKDFTPSLFETDDLITSPPNMFFRPVLRGRDSWKYIGESELTEEDFILPDYIGGRGFTDTKDDVRSRIESGGQESIIHNFMNKRMYSRDFNDIKHLGFWRSQCSEAINRFLSIYWMNEKGMNPYEYYKKYRGQVGKKTEVKYFALENGFNLFEEMTKEFQALKKGQRLRALALEEYKPVKK, encoded by the coding sequence ATGTCAACAGCAAAGAATTTGAAAAATGGGGCTGTATTTGAAGTCGAATTAGATGGAGGTATAGGCTTTGGTTATGTAAAGATGCTATTTTCAGATCAGTTAGGTCATGAAATAGAGTTTGATCATTTTATTATTAAAATTTACAATATCTATTCTGACACTAGTTTAAAAAAAGATTTTACTCCATCACTTTTTGAGACTGATGACCTTATTACCTCACCTCCAAACATGTTTTTTAGACCTGTCTTGAGAGGAAGAGATAGTTGGAAGTATATAGGAGAAAGCGAATTAACTGAAGAAGATTTTATTTTACCAGATTATATAGGAGGAAGAGGTTTTACTGATACTAAAGACGATGTTAGAAGTAGAATAGAATCTGGAGGGCAGGAGTCTATAATTCATAATTTCATGAATAAGCGAATGTATTCAAGAGATTTTAATGATATCAAGCATTTAGGATTTTGGCGAAGTCAATGTTCAGAGGCCATTAATCGCTTTTTATCAATCTATTGGATGAATGAAAAAGGAATGAACCCTTATGAATATTACAAAAAATATAGAGGACAAGTTGGTAAGAAAACAGAGGTGAAATATTTTGCTCTGGAAAATGGCTTTAATCTTTTTGAAGAAATGACTAAAGAGTTTCAAGCTCTTAAAAAAGGACAAAGATTACGAGCACTTGCATTAGAAGAATATAAACCAGTAAAAAAATAG